Proteins found in one Ovis canadensis isolate MfBH-ARS-UI-01 breed Bighorn chromosome 20, ARS-UI_OviCan_v2, whole genome shotgun sequence genomic segment:
- the LOC138425617 gene encoding putative olfactory receptor 2B8: MEQKNGSSFTGFILLGFSDRPQLELVLLAILLIFYTFTLLGNTTIIALSYLDPRLHTPMYFFLSNLSFLDMCYTTSIVPQFLVNLSGADKSISFGGCVVQMFISLGLGCTECILLGVMAFDRYAAVCRPLHYTVIMHPRLCALMASASWIIGFANSLLQTVLIFLLPLCGRNKLDHFLCEIPPFLKLACVDTTMNVYMTFFGSVIILLTPVSLIMLSYGRIVRAVLRIKSTAGQRKAFGTCGSHLTVVSLFFGTAISVYFQPSSSDSQDQDKFMSLFYTVIIPMINPLIYTLRNRDLKGAMKKMLWKDSDSR, encoded by the coding sequence atggaacagaaaaatggAAGTTCTTTCACTGGGTTTatcctactaggcttctctgacAGGCCTCAACTTGAGCTCGTCCTCTTGGCAATTCTTTTGATCTTTTACACCTTCACTTTGCTGGGAAACACAACCATCATTGCATTGTCCTACTTGGACCCACGTCTTCACACCCCAATGTACTTTTTCCTCTCTAACCTGAGCTTTTTGGATATGTGCTACACCACCAGCATCGTTCCCCAGTTCCTGGTTAATCTCAGTGGAGCAGACAAATCCATCTCTTTTGGTGGTTGTGTAGTTCAAATGTTCATCTCTCTGGGTTTGGGATGTACAGAGTGTATTCTCCTGGGAGTTATGGCATTTGACCGCTATGCAGCTGTTTGCAGGCCCCTTCACTACACAGTAATCATGCACCCCCGTCTGTGTGCCCTGATGGCTTCTGCTTCATGGATCATTGGTTTTGCCAATTCCTTGTTGCAGACAGTGCTCATCTTCCTTTTACCACTTTGTGGGAGAAATAAATTAGACCACTTCCTTTGTGAGATCCCTCCATTTCTCAAACTTGCCTGTGTTGATACCACTATGAATGTGTATATGACCTTCTTTGGCAGTGTCATCATTCTTCTCACACCTGTTTCATTAATCATGTTGTCCTATGGTCGGATTGTCAGGGCCGTGTTAAGAATAAAGTCCACTGCAGGGCAGAGAAAAGCATTTGGCACGTGTGGGTCCCACCTCACGGTGGTCTCCCTGTTCTTTGGCACAGCCATCTCTGTGTATTTTCAGCCCAGTAGCAGCGACTCCCAGGATCAGGACAAGTTCATGTCTCTCTTCTACACTGTCATTATCCCCATGATCAACCCCCTCATATATACGCTGAGGAACAGGGATCTGAAGGGAGCGATGAAGAAGATGCTTTGGAAGGACTCTGACTCCAGATGA